A region of the Cyanobacterium sp. T60_A2020_053 genome:
ATGGTTTTCGACTCTTACCAGCGCCCTCCGCCCTATACTAGAAGTCTGACTTTTATTTGGTGCATCGATTAACTGGACGACTGCCTCTATTTGCTCGAAACTGGGCATTTTAGTTAAATTTTGAACTAAAAATAATTTTATCGCCCTTCTTTGCAATGCTAACGGCTTTTCCTGTAATATTTTACGGTCGATAGTATGACGATTAATTGTCCCTAGAGTTAGTAAAAGTTGGGCTTGGTGATGGAGATATTCCCCTTCAGCCTTGAGAATTTCGGCGGTATGGGCGAGATGCTTTTCCACTTGGGGATTAAAATGATGTTGCAGATAGGGCATCAATTCCAAGCGAATGCGATTACGGCGAAACTGTTTATTGTCGTTGTAAGTATCCCACCAAATGGGTAGCTTAAACTGCTGACAAAAATCGAGGGTATCCTGACGGGAAAAATTGAGCAGAGGGCGCGCCAACCCTATGCTATCACTCAGGGGACGACTCCAATCAAGCGCGCTTAAACCGTCACTTCCAGCGCCCCTCAACAGGTTATAAATCAAGGTTTCAGCCCGATCCGTTAAAGTATGCCCTGTAATAATATAATCGTAGGCTAATTCTTGTGCCAATTCTGTTAACACTTGATAACGCCATTGTCGGGCGCTAGACTCATTTTCCTTAATGGGGTGAAGGGCGCTGATAACCTGTAAATTTACGCCCCAATCATGACAAATTTTCTCTAAATGTTCAGGTAAACCTTGATCTAATGCCCAACGGTGATCACAGTGTGCTAACATACACTGCCATGACCATTTTGGCTGTAAATCTAAGATTAAACGAGCTAAACAAAGGGAATCTTGTCCTCCTGATATGGCAATTAAGATTTTGCTGTTTTTTGGTAGAATTTGCCTACATTTGAGAGTTTGATGTAATTTACTATGGTAATCGCTCCAAATTGCCTTCATTTTTTATCTAGGGCGCTAAAAAACAGGGTTTTTGCAAAGTCGAATCAAAAATCTAAATTTTGGCAGAGGAAGCAAAGGAGGCATGGGAGAAAGAGGAGATTTTTTCTATTTTATTATGTCAAGTTCGTTTTATCACTTATAAATTAATTAAAATGATTTTAGTTCAATTTATTGAACGAGATACTATTAGCCGTGTAATTCATTACACGGTGGGTAAAGTACGAAGCTAGAATCTATTTGTAATAATTTCCCTTGCCCCTTGCCCTTTGGAATAATTATCAATTGTCAATTAATTCCCTAGCCGCCGTCAACATCTCCTCAGCAATATCTTTCATATCCTCCCGATTGGTGAGATAAGTGGATAAAGCAGAATAAGGATCAAGATTA
Encoded here:
- the tilS gene encoding tRNA lysidine(34) synthetase TilS; the encoded protein is MWSDYHSKLHQTLKCRQILPKNSKILIAISGGQDSLCLARLILDLQPKWSWQCMLAHCDHRWALDQGLPEHLEKICHDWGVNLQVISALHPIKENESSARQWRYQVLTELAQELAYDYIITGHTLTDRAETLIYNLLRGAGSDGLSALDWSRPLSDSIGLARPLLNFSRQDTLDFCQQFKLPIWWDTYNDNKQFRRNRIRLELMPYLQHHFNPQVEKHLAHTAEILKAEGEYLHHQAQLLLTLGTINRHTIDRKILQEKPLALQRRAIKLFLVQNLTKMPSFEQIEAVVQLIDAPNKSQTSSIGRRALVRVENHHLIIEKP